One window of the Arthrobacter sp. D5-1 genome contains the following:
- the nusG gene encoding transcription termination/antitermination protein NusG, translating to MSEQELEVNETELEETEGAAVEAAEESEVDSAAPESADADDSEEDFEADVDAESDDASGDVADEDDASEESDGDDLAAAAAAAPADPAEEFKGKLRRQEGDWYVIHSYAGYENRVKANLETRIQTLDMEDYIFEIQVPMEEVVEIKNAQRKVINRVRIPGYVLVRMDLTDASWGAVRHTPGVTGFVGNAHNPVPLRLDEVFSMLAPVFEEEQAEQGKPVNKQNQAPVAVDFEVGESVIVKEGPFETLPATISEIKPESQTLVVLVSIFERETPVTLAFNQVTKI from the coding sequence GTGTCTGAGCAGGAGCTCGAGGTAAACGAGACTGAGCTGGAAGAAACTGAGGGCGCTGCAGTTGAGGCTGCGGAAGAGTCCGAGGTTGATTCTGCTGCGCCCGAATCTGCCGACGCCGATGATTCCGAAGAGGACTTCGAAGCTGACGTCGACGCCGAATCTGATGACGCGTCCGGCGATGTTGCAGACGAGGACGACGCTTCGGAAGAGTCCGACGGCGACGACCTGGCAGCCGCCGCTGCTGCAGCTCCGGCCGATCCGGCCGAAGAATTCAAGGGCAAGCTGCGCCGCCAGGAAGGTGACTGGTACGTCATCCACTCCTACGCAGGTTACGAAAACCGCGTGAAGGCAAACCTTGAGACCCGTATCCAGACCCTGGACATGGAAGATTACATCTTCGAAATCCAGGTCCCCATGGAAGAGGTCGTCGAGATCAAGAACGCGCAGCGCAAGGTCATCAACCGCGTTCGCATTCCCGGCTACGTCCTGGTCCGCATGGACCTGACCGACGCCTCCTGGGGCGCCGTTCGCCACACCCCTGGCGTCACCGGCTTCGTGGGCAACGCCCACAACCCCGTGCCGCTGCGCCTTGACGAGGTCTTCTCCATGCTCGCCCCGGTCTTCGAGGAAGAGCAGGCAGAGCAGGGCAAGCCGGTCAACAAGCAGAACCAGGCTCCCGTGGCCGTCGACTTCGAGGTCGGCGAGTCGGTCATCGTCAAGGAGGGCCCGTTCGAGACCCTTCCGGCAACGATCTCCGAGATCAAGCCCGAGTCCCAGACCCTGGTGGTCCTGGTCTCGATCTTCGAGCGCGAAACCCCGGTGACGCTCGCATTCAACCAGGTCACCAAGATCTAG
- the rplA gene encoding 50S ribosomal protein L1: MAKRSKAYEAAVAKIEADKVYAPIEAITLAKDTNPSKFDATVEVAFRLGVDPRKADQMVRGTVNLPHGTGKTARVLVFATGDKAEAAIAAGADFVGSDDLIEKIAAGWTDFDAAVATPDLMGKVGRLGKVLGPRNLMPNPKTGTVTPDVTKAVNDIKGGKIDFRVDKHSNLHFIIGKVSFDANKLAENYAAALEEVLRLKPSASKGRYIQKATVATTFGPGITVDPNVTKVLTDA, translated from the coding sequence ATGGCAAAGCGCAGCAAAGCATATGAGGCAGCCGTAGCCAAGATCGAGGCAGACAAGGTCTACGCCCCGATCGAAGCCATCACCCTCGCGAAGGACACCAACCCTTCCAAGTTCGACGCAACCGTTGAGGTAGCTTTCCGTTTGGGCGTTGACCCGCGTAAGGCCGACCAGATGGTTCGTGGCACCGTCAACCTGCCGCACGGCACCGGTAAGACCGCCCGCGTCCTCGTTTTCGCAACCGGCGACAAGGCTGAAGCAGCAATCGCTGCCGGCGCCGACTTCGTTGGTTCCGATGACCTGATCGAAAAGATCGCAGCTGGCTGGACCGATTTCGACGCCGCAGTGGCAACCCCTGACCTCATGGGCAAGGTTGGCCGCCTCGGTAAGGTCCTCGGCCCGCGTAACCTCATGCCGAACCCGAAGACCGGTACGGTTACCCCGGATGTCACCAAGGCTGTCAACGACATCAAGGGTGGCAAGATCGACTTCCGCGTCGACAAGCACTCGAACCTGCACTTCATCATCGGCAAGGTTTCCTTCGACGCCAACAAGCTGGCCGAGAACTACGCAGCTGCACTGGAAGAGGTGCTTCGCTTGAAGCCGTCCGCTTCCAAGGGCCGCTACATCCAGAAGGCTACCGTTGCCACCACGTTCGGTCCGGGCATCACCGTTGACCCGAACGTCACCAAGGTTCTCACCGACGCGTAA
- the rplK gene encoding 50S ribosomal protein L11: MAPKKKVTGLIKLQIQAGAANPAPPIGPALGQHGVNIMEFCKAYNAATESQRGNVIPVEITVYEDRSFTFITKTPPAAELIKKAAGVAKGSATPHTVKVAKLTQAQVEEIASTKMEDLNANDIKAAALIIAGTARSMGITVEG, from the coding sequence TTGGCTCCCAAGAAGAAGGTCACCGGCCTCATCAAGCTGCAGATCCAGGCAGGTGCCGCTAACCCGGCCCCGCCGATCGGTCCTGCGCTTGGCCAGCACGGTGTCAACATCATGGAATTCTGCAAGGCGTACAACGCTGCAACGGAATCCCAGCGCGGAAACGTTATCCCGGTGGAAATCACGGTCTACGAAGACCGTTCCTTCACCTTCATCACCAAGACCCCGCCGGCTGCAGAGCTCATCAAGAAGGCTGCAGGCGTCGCCAAGGGTTCAGCTACCCCGCACACCGTCAAGGTTGCCAAGCTGACCCAGGCACAGGTCGAGGAAATTGCTTCCACCAAGATGGAAGACCTCAACGCCAACGACATCAAGGCTGCTGCCCTGATCATCGCCGGCACCGCCCGCTCCATGGGTATCACCGTAGAAGGCTAG
- the secE gene encoding preprotein translocase subunit SecE, with translation MSEDQVTETAASSSKGRPAKKADRGFFARIALFVRQVIGELKKVVAPTRKELINYTLVVLVFVAIMMLIVTLLDLAFGTGVSWVFGGSGATDR, from the coding sequence GTGAGTGAGGACCAGGTGACCGAAACAGCTGCCAGCAGCTCGAAGGGCCGTCCCGCCAAGAAAGCCGATCGTGGCTTCTTCGCCCGTATTGCTCTCTTCGTCCGCCAGGTCATTGGTGAACTGAAGAAGGTCGTTGCTCCCACCCGCAAGGAACTGATCAATTACACGCTCGTGGTGCTGGTGTTCGTGGCCATCATGATGCTCATCGTCACCCTTCTGGACCTGGCCTTCGGCACGGGAGTCAGCTGGGTCTTCGGTGGGTCAGGGGCTACGGACCGCTAA
- a CDS encoding GNAT family N-acetyltransferase: MSSSNPSIPGGLSVERIPVPAQPGDDESEFNAFHGLDIAHQLELWGNRDRCPTLAEAAVFWRGSEYEERQAFLAYLDGAVVGRGTLTLPLRENTTTAGVDVLVAAPFRRRGFGSAILGVVEELARGRGRISLDGYCEEPLGPATERARLLEAKSGTGGVPLDSASTLFALHHGYSLEQVETNSTLPFPVGEDILRELESEAVQRAAGYSVIAWQDRCPDHLVDVFARLKSLMSTEVPIAGLGWEGEDWDAARVRQEESAWRAGGVDPVVAVARHDATGELAAYTVLTHRAALPAVIYQEDTLVAPGHRGHRLGMLVKIANLRRARDLWPDATSVMTWNANENRHMLAINNALGFKPSGFEGEWQKRLG, from the coding sequence GTGTCGTCGTCGAACCCTTCCATCCCTGGCGGGCTGTCCGTAGAACGGATCCCCGTGCCTGCGCAGCCTGGTGACGATGAGTCGGAATTCAATGCGTTCCATGGGCTGGACATTGCCCACCAGCTGGAGCTCTGGGGCAACCGGGACCGTTGTCCCACGTTGGCTGAAGCAGCTGTCTTTTGGCGGGGGAGTGAGTACGAGGAGCGGCAGGCGTTCCTGGCCTATCTCGATGGTGCCGTGGTGGGACGGGGAACGCTGACACTGCCACTGAGGGAAAACACGACGACGGCGGGCGTGGACGTCCTCGTCGCCGCACCTTTCCGGCGGCGCGGGTTTGGATCCGCCATCCTTGGCGTTGTGGAGGAACTGGCGCGTGGAAGAGGCCGCATCTCCCTTGACGGGTACTGCGAGGAGCCACTCGGGCCGGCCACGGAACGGGCCCGGTTGCTGGAGGCCAAGTCCGGCACCGGCGGTGTGCCGCTGGATTCCGCATCCACCCTTTTCGCCCTCCATCATGGGTACTCGCTGGAACAGGTTGAAACAAACAGCACGCTGCCCTTCCCCGTCGGGGAGGACATCCTGCGGGAGCTCGAGTCTGAAGCTGTGCAGCGGGCTGCCGGGTACAGCGTCATCGCCTGGCAGGACCGGTGCCCGGACCATCTGGTGGACGTCTTCGCACGACTCAAGAGCCTCATGAGCACGGAAGTGCCCATCGCCGGGTTGGGCTGGGAGGGTGAAGACTGGGATGCCGCCCGGGTACGCCAGGAAGAATCCGCCTGGAGGGCGGGCGGTGTTGACCCGGTGGTGGCGGTCGCCCGGCACGACGCCACTGGTGAGCTGGCTGCCTACACAGTCCTGACACATCGCGCAGCCCTGCCTGCAGTGATCTACCAGGAGGACACGTTGGTGGCCCCTGGACACCGTGGCCACCGCTTGGGGATGTTGGTCAAGATCGCCAATCTTCGTCGCGCAAGGGACCTCTGGCCAGACGCCACGTCGGTGATGACATGGAACGCCAATGAAAACCGGCATATGCTGGCCATAAATAACGCCCTGGGATTCAAGCCCTCCGGCTTTGAAGGCGAATGGCAGAAACGGCTGGGATGA